The Clarias gariepinus isolate MV-2021 ecotype Netherlands chromosome 7, CGAR_prim_01v2, whole genome shotgun sequence genome includes a window with the following:
- the LOC128528259 gene encoding CBY1-interacting BAR domain-containing protein 2-like, with translation MNSSAFSRDAQLKSMELTISNAEKYMGQFCTLFAAYTRKTAKLRDKADALAQQINEYANAEGPELRICLKNLSEDLAMVQDYRQAEVERLETRVVSPLKAYGNIVKTKRADLKRFSVDRNREIKELQRLEKLRLKNPADRQSITQAETNVQKASSSAIRSSRQLEETITDFQRQKLCDVKRIFMEFMMVEMLFHSKALEVYTHTFNNLETMDIDKDLEFFRNQIQTSDPLLENTAPISSVPQYSSPTHSMLRLTHQPAPSNPIRTLDQPKKSLNRSSRRRQLKVEEDYEEEEEEEEEEEEEEERYYSEDDVEEPQTFRQSYAAQYTTALRQK, from the exons AGATGCACAGTTGAAGAGTATGGAGTTGACCATAAGCAATGCTGAGAAGTACATGGGTCAGTTCTGCACGCTGTTCGCCGCATACACTCGCAAGACGGCCAAACTGAGAGACAAAGCCGACGCCCTCGCCCAGCAGATTAACGAATACGCCAACGCTGAAGGCCCTGAGCTTCGAATATGCCTGAAGAACCTCTCAGAAGATTTAGCCATGGTGCAGGATTACAGACAGGCCGAG GTTGAGAGGCTGGAAACACGCGTGGTCTCCCCTTTAAAGGCATATGGGAACATTGTGAAAACTAAAAGA GCAGACTTGAAGAGGTTTAGTGTGGATCGTAACAGGGAGATAAAAGAACTGCAGAGGTTGGAAAAGCTCCGGCTGAAGAACccagcagacagacagagcatC ACACAG GCTGAAACAAACGTACAGAAAGCCAGCAGCAGTGCCATCAGGAGCTCCAGACAATTGGAGGAGACCATCACTGATTTCCAGAGACAGAAACTATGTGATGTAAAG AGGATCTTTATGGAGTTTATGATGGTGGAAATGCTCTTCCATTCCAAAGCTCTGGAAGTTTATACCCACACCTTCAACAACCTGGAAACTATGGACATTGACAAGGATCTAGAG TTTTTCAGGAACCAAATCCAGACTTCTGATCCTCTTTTGGAAAACACAGCTCCAATCTCCAGTGTGCCTCAGTACTCGAGTCCCACTCATTCTATGCTCCGTCTCACACACCAGCCGGCCCCCTCTAACCCCATCCGCACCTTGGATCAGCCAAAAAAG tctcTGAACAGAAGCTCTCGCAGACGGCAGTTGAAGGTTGAGGAGGAttatgaggaggaggaggaggaagaagaagaagaggaggaagaagaggagagatactACTCTGAGGATGACGTGGAGGAACCACAGACTTTCAGACAATCCTACGCTGCTCAGTATACCACAGCTCTCCGACAGAAATAA